In the Lysinibacillus sp. PLM2 genome, one interval contains:
- the thiN gene encoding thiamine pyrophosphokinase yields the protein MSTVIICSGGPKSDIPSLDTYLMRDKVYFIGADKGSIYLLEQGIQPNEIVGDFDSLTNEQWLNVSSIVKKITKVQAEKDETDTDLALEKALEYHPTEIILTGVTGGRLDHFEAAIRSVYRLQSTNLHIQIKILNISNEIRFLFPGKHILTKSDQYRYLSFFAYEQDVKDVCLSGVKYETTNQVIELGSSRFTSNELNCEFGYISFSSGICLMIRSSD from the coding sequence ATGAGTACGGTAATCATTTGTTCAGGAGGGCCAAAATCAGATATCCCTTCTCTAGATACATATTTAATGAGGGATAAGGTCTATTTTATCGGTGCAGATAAAGGCTCAATCTATCTATTAGAGCAAGGTATTCAGCCAAATGAGATTGTTGGCGATTTTGATTCACTAACAAATGAGCAATGGTTGAATGTTTCGAGTATAGTCAAAAAGATTACAAAAGTTCAAGCAGAAAAAGATGAAACAGATACCGATTTAGCGTTAGAAAAGGCATTAGAATATCATCCAACAGAAATTATACTAACAGGTGTTACTGGCGGACGATTAGATCATTTTGAAGCAGCAATTCGTTCTGTTTATCGTCTACAATCGACAAATCTACATATTCAAATAAAAATTTTAAATATAAGCAATGAAATACGTTTTTTATTCCCTGGCAAGCATATATTAACTAAGAGCGATCAATATCGTTATCTTTCCTTTTTTGCTTATGAGCAAGACGTAAAAGATGTTTGTCTTTCTGGGGTTAAATATGAAACTACAAATCAAGTAATTGAACTAGGTTCATCAAGATTTACTAGTAATGAACTGAATTGTGAGTTCGGTTATATCTCCTTTTCCTCAGGCATATGTTTAATGATAAGAAGCAGTGACTAA
- the rpmB gene encoding 50S ribosomal protein L28, whose translation MPKQCVITGRKTRTGNNRSHAMNANKRTWGANLQKVRILVNGKPKRVWVSARALKSGKVERV comes from the coding sequence ATGCCTAAACAATGTGTAATTACTGGTCGTAAAACTCGTACAGGTAACAACCGTTCACACGCGATGAACGCTAACAAACGTACTTGGGGCGCTAACTTACAAAAAGTTCGTATCTTAGTAAATGGTAAACCAAAACGCGTTTGGGTTTCTGCTCGTGCTTTAAAATCAGGTAAAGTAGAACGCGTTTAA
- the dhaK gene encoding phosphatase: protein MKSLDGLKFAEMVQMGAHHLSQNANFVDSLNVFPVPDGDTGTNMNLSMTSGAKETQVNAQAHIGKTAQSLAKGLLMGARGNSGVILSQLFRGFGKFIEKENEIDAKSFAGAFQAGVDTAYKAVMKPVEGTILTVAREAAAKAVEVAENETNVIFIMETVVKEARLSLDRTPDLLPVLKEVGVVDSGGQGLLFIYEGFLASLKGEALPEKSNASIDDMISAEHHRAQDFMSTEDIVFGYCTEIMVRLEKEKDPYDETSFREELNTMGDSLLVVSDDEIAKVHIHTETPGLVLSAGQKYGSLIKIKVDNMREQHTAIVGDQPTAPASQQQKKEKHPYAVVTIAMGEGVANLLRSIGASYVIEGGQTMNPSTEDIVKAVKEIEAERVIILPNNKNIIMAAEQAVELLDIDAAVVPTKTIPQGMAAILAFNPEATVEENKQGMTNALSHVKTGQVTYAVRDTSIDGIEIHKDDYMALAEGKIILSTPNMSEAAQKVVTDLVDEDCEIITILYGEDTTEEQANELASFIEENYPDIEVEIVEGKQALYPFILSIE, encoded by the coding sequence ATGAAGTCATTAGACGGCTTAAAATTTGCTGAAATGGTACAGATGGGTGCTCATCATCTATCGCAAAATGCAAATTTTGTTGATTCATTAAACGTATTCCCAGTACCTGATGGTGATACTGGTACGAATATGAATTTATCCATGACATCGGGTGCAAAGGAAACACAAGTTAATGCACAAGCTCATATTGGAAAAACAGCACAAAGCTTAGCAAAAGGTTTGCTAATGGGTGCTAGAGGAAACTCAGGGGTTATTCTATCCCAGCTATTCCGTGGTTTTGGAAAATTCATTGAAAAAGAAAATGAAATAGACGCTAAAAGTTTTGCAGGTGCATTTCAAGCGGGTGTGGATACAGCTTACAAGGCAGTGATGAAGCCTGTTGAAGGTACGATTTTAACAGTTGCTCGTGAAGCGGCAGCAAAGGCTGTTGAAGTAGCTGAAAATGAGACAAATGTTATCTTCATCATGGAAACAGTAGTTAAAGAAGCACGCCTTTCTTTAGATCGTACGCCTGATTTACTTCCTGTTTTAAAGGAAGTCGGTGTTGTAGACAGTGGTGGACAAGGCTTATTATTCATTTATGAAGGGTTCCTTGCATCCTTAAAAGGTGAAGCGCTTCCAGAAAAAAGCAATGCTTCTATCGATGATATGATTAGTGCTGAGCATCATCGTGCACAAGATTTTATGAGCACTGAAGATATTGTGTTTGGCTATTGTACAGAAATTATGGTTCGTTTAGAAAAGGAAAAAGATCCATACGATGAAACCTCTTTCCGTGAAGAGCTAAATACGATGGGCGACTCCTTGCTTGTTGTTTCTGATGACGAAATTGCAAAAGTACATATTCATACTGAAACGCCAGGGTTGGTACTTTCTGCAGGGCAAAAATATGGTAGTCTTATCAAAATTAAAGTAGATAATATGCGTGAACAGCATACTGCGATTGTTGGTGACCAACCAACAGCCCCAGCTTCACAACAACAGAAAAAAGAAAAACATCCATACGCTGTTGTAACTATTGCAATGGGTGAAGGCGTAGCAAATCTTTTACGTAGTATAGGTGCTTCTTATGTGATAGAAGGTGGTCAAACAATGAATCCTTCAACGGAAGACATCGTTAAAGCAGTAAAAGAGATTGAAGCTGAGAGAGTTATTATTTTACCAAACAATAAAAATATTATTATGGCTGCTGAACAGGCAGTTGAGCTACTTGATATTGATGCTGCAGTTGTGCCTACTAAAACAATTCCACAAGGAATGGCCGCTATCTTAGCGTTCAATCCTGAAGCAACGGTAGAAGAAAATAAACAAGGTATGACGAACGCTCTTAGTCATGTTAAAACTGGTCAAGTTACCTATGCCGTTCGAGACACTTCCATCGATGGTATTGAAATTCATAAGGACGATTATATGGCTCTTGCAGAAGGCAAGATCATACTTTCTACACCAAATATGTCAGAGGCAGCTCAAAAAGTTGTTACAGACTT
- the yloU gene encoding hypothetical protein translates to MSVEIKNDFGQIDISNDVIAQIAGGAAIECYGIVGMASKHQIRDGLTDILRKENFAKGVIIRQTAEDLHIDMYIIVSYSTKISEVAYQVQSKVKYTINKTLGMSVKSVNIFVQGVRVMNV, encoded by the coding sequence ATGTCAGTAGAAATAAAAAATGATTTCGGACAAATTGACATTTCTAATGATGTAATTGCTCAAATCGCAGGTGGAGCAGCAATCGAATGCTATGGTATTGTAGGTATGGCATCAAAACATCAAATTCGTGATGGTTTAACAGATATTTTACGTAAAGAAAATTTCGCTAAAGGAGTCATCATTCGTCAAACAGCTGAAGACCTCCATATCGATATGTATATAATTGTTAGCTACAGTACAAAAATTTCTGAAGTAGCTTATCAAGTTCAATCAAAAGTAAAATATACAATTAACAAAACATTAGGAATGAGTGTAAAATCGGTAAATATTTTTGTTCAAGGCGTTCGTGTTATGAATGTGTAA